A section of the Euwallacea fornicatus isolate EFF26 chromosome 24, ASM4011564v1, whole genome shotgun sequence genome encodes:
- the lin-52 gene encoding protein lin-52 homolog isoform X2, with protein MIFIKNKDFTHKTYLKNYELNVNVLHYSNLNRSGLVNLDFRRVCAVRLGWHYCKMASEKPGLIEQEEGEQNLEEFANSLIAMENMDRTSPEMWPEKVPGVTDFINSYSNTHIPPKMPYSKELTEEDRNHMHQSNSSRTSCTTYCWFYWKS; from the exons AtgattttcatcaaaaataaagattttacacataaaacatatttaaaaaattacgaattaaatgtaaatgtgctgcattattcaaatttaaacagaaGTGGACTAGTGAatct gGATTTTCGTCGAGTTTGCGCAGTACGCTTAGGTTGGCATTATTGCAAGATGGCGTCCGAGAAACCCGGGCTCATTGAACaag AGGAAGGCGAGCAAAACCTGGAAGAGTTCGCAAATTCTTTAATAGCTATGGAAAACATGGATAGAACGTCCCCAGAAATGTGGCCAGAAAAAG TGCCTGGTGTAACCGATTTTATCAACAGTTACAGCAACACACACATTCCACCCAAAATGCCATATTCCAAGGAATTAACTGAGGAAGATCGAAATCACATGCATC AGTCAAATTCTTCTAGAACTAGCTGCACTACCTATTGCTGGTTTTATTGGAAAAGTTAA
- the lin-52 gene encoding protein lin-52 homolog isoform X1: MIFIKNKDFTHKTYLKNYELNVNVLHYSNLNRSGLVNLDFRRVCAVRLGWHYCKMASEKPGLIEQEEGEQNLEEFANSLIAMENMDRTSPEMWPEKVPGVTDFINSYSNTHIPPKMPYSKELTEEDRNHMHQLAALPIAGFIGKVKELHDIAYQLGVEESKEVTRGKYLNIFNKSNKTEK; encoded by the exons AtgattttcatcaaaaataaagattttacacataaaacatatttaaaaaattacgaattaaatgtaaatgtgctgcattattcaaatttaaacagaaGTGGACTAGTGAatct gGATTTTCGTCGAGTTTGCGCAGTACGCTTAGGTTGGCATTATTGCAAGATGGCGTCCGAGAAACCCGGGCTCATTGAACaag AGGAAGGCGAGCAAAACCTGGAAGAGTTCGCAAATTCTTTAATAGCTATGGAAAACATGGATAGAACGTCCCCAGAAATGTGGCCAGAAAAAG TGCCTGGTGTAACCGATTTTATCAACAGTTACAGCAACACACACATTCCACCCAAAATGCCATATTCCAAGGAATTAACTGAGGAAGATCGAAATCACATGCATC AACTAGCTGCACTACCTATTGCTGGTTTTATTGGAAAAGTTAAGGAACTGCATGACATTGCATATCAACTGGGAGTTGAGGAGTCCAAGGAAGTTACTCgcggaaaatatttgaatatatttaataaaagtaataaaactgAGAAGTAA